GAAAATGGGGGCCGTGTTTGTCTTGAGCCTTCAAAGGTTGCTGACTGGTCAGCCCACCTCCTGTATCGTACTGGAGATCATCTCTGCATGCCTACTTGGCTTCAttgtctctttatttttttttttgtttgtttgtttttaggagaTCCTTCAGATGGTGTGGATTTATAGCCTCATTTGTCCTTTGGTGCCTTTGAGTAAGCATGTTCCAGCAGTCTTTTCTGGGTCTCCTTCTGTTTCTGGTAAAAGCTTGAGATCTTTTCGTCTCCTCCACTTTAAAAGACCTGTCTATGACCTTTCATCTCACTGCCTCTCCAGCTCTTGTTCTTGCTCTCGTTCCAGTCTTGGTAGTTAGCTCCTGGCCATGCTGTAAATTCCTGTGAAATGCTTCCATCTTCTAGCGTGTTATGTGGACTTTCTGTAGTTTACAAAACATGGGGTTTTAAACTTCATTAAGAATCACTAGAACTATCTGTTCATCCCCTTCTAGGCTTTCTGGGATTTCCAGAGCAAAAATACTTACTCCTTGCATACTACTAAGTTGTCCTCAAATTGCATGATAGATTAAGAGTGTTCACTGGGCGTGCTTTTGGAAAAGAAGCATGCAACAGCAGTATTTTGTGGTAGAGTATGCCATGGGGAAGTGCCTGGGCCGACTAAGATGGTGGCAAGCATAGTTTCTTACATCTTAACACTTTTTTGGAATGTGAAGAGTGCAGTAAAGACGACAATGCTGGGAAAAGGCAGTGTTTTTGGTCTCTGCTAGGTTAAAGATTGGGACTGTTCAAAATAGGTGATTCTGTTGCATTTCTCCAAGCTTGCTAGTCTGAACATAccaaattttctttttgctcaaTCTGcaaagaagtaattaaaaaaaaaaagagagagagagaatatatttCCGAAGCTTGATTGCTGCTGAGAATGTTTAAGTCCTGTTTGGCAGCAGCCTGTCAGGTAACCAGATTCACTGTGATGAAACTgcagagaaatggaaatgagATTTAAACACATTATAATGATGAAGCTTCAGTTTTGATCTTTATGCAGCTAACGCTTCCACTACTGATCATTGTACTAGAAAAGCCCAGCTAAATTATGTCTTGGTCCTCAAAGGAGATATTCTCCTTTCTTGCTGGCGCTGGGGTGAAATGGCATCTTTCAGAGTGAGGTTAGATGAAGTGCGATTCCTTGATCTGATTTGTGGATCAGTGTTTGTAATATGTCATTTGGTAGTCCTGTGCGTGTCTCTTGTCCAGTtacgttttaaaaaaatgagaaagaacgGAAGACACCAGATTTGCTTGCTATGTATCAAGACAACCTCGCCCTCCTGCTCGCTGGGATCAGATCCAGCAAGCTCAGGGTGATGTCACCGTGGCCTGGTCTATGCCGCAGTTTTTGCCCTAGTGAAACTACTGGGTTAGAGCTGTaacttcttcctcttctacaGAAGCTATTCAACAGTACGGTCTCTTAAGATGAACATacggcactttttttttttggtcactctAATGTGGTAGGGTGGCTTATTTCCTTTCTCATGCAGGAATACCTGTCCTGGTAAGCAATACTAACACGAGAGCTGTGGTCGTGCTGTGTCTGGGTTCTATCACTTGAACTGCGTCTGAGTAGCTGTGATGCAAAAAAAGGCGTTGCATGGAGATGTCCCCGATAGGTTGTAGGAAGTTGTTAAAGATCAAGGAAGCGGTATTGGAGTGCAGCAGGGGACCCTGATATTCAGCCAGCAACCCTGCTTAGCGTGGGTTTCTCAGGCCTCCAGCCTTGTCGGGAAAGAAGCTTCTGCATCGCAGGGTCCTGCTGTGCTTTACCAGGCCCACGAGAACCTGCGCTTGGGTGTTTGTTGTCTTACTGCCCCACATCAGCAGTGTCATCCGCATAAGATGCGTGTTATAAAGGGCATTAGAAGGCGCACAGGTGGAGAAAGCTGATACAGAACTTAAGTAATTAGGTATAAGTTCTGTAATGGCTGGGTGGAAGACATTTATGTGAGTTGATTATTGACAGAATTGCTTGGGTTCTGTCTTAGCTATGCTCTTCCTGACAGGTTCGCTCTGGGAAGCTGCTTTTGACTCTTGCTTGAGCCAATGAACTGAAAAGGGCATCCAAAAACCATTTGATATGCCTTGATATTACAGAATGTAAGTAAAGCCTCGCTGTACAGTGAAGGCTGAGGTATCGCCTTGTTCCATGGTTTAGAACTGCTTATGCTTGAACATGGACTCTTATTTTATGCTTCATCACTTTAAGATAGTCCTTTACATGGACATATTCCAGAAATGTCAGAGTCTGAACAGCTTGTCCTTACATTTCTAAACATTCTTCTGATATTAAAGGGTCAATTTCCCCAGGGTGAAatctggagaaggaaggaagaaagtttTACAACTCTAAAAGGGGAAGTAGCGGGAACTTTTTGTTTGTCGTCATTTTAGGATTCAGCTGTAAGTattcttcatttaaaagcaaCTCTGGAAATCCTGGGGTAGGAAATTGAAAGTCATTTTAGTAGCTTTTTTTGATAAATTTACTGAAGatcttgatttttctcttcttagaTGCAGAGGTTGGCTGGCCTAGGGAGACTGTTCAGGAAGCTCTGAGCCCCCCCAGTGTTGACATAGTTGGGAAAGATTAGGGAGACTGCAAACCCAGGCTTCCAGTactaaaaaaagaactgaaaaatttcCACTTTTAAATGCACGTATCACACTGGTCTCTTTAATTTCTGCCTGTGCAAAAGCCTGCTGCAGCAATGGGAGACAGCCAAGTGGCTCTCGGAGATACAGCGACGGTTCTGTTATCTTCAGCAGCTTTGCTGTCACGTGAAAAGTAAAAGCACCCCAACCTGGTGCTTCTCAGCTGAGTAGCTGGCTTGGACCGAATCCAGAGCTGGTGGCCAGGTGGCAGCTGTGCCGGCTCGGTGCAGAGGGATGATAATAGAACGGAGCTGTAAACAGGACGCTCCACCCTGCCTCAGCACCTCTCCTGTGCTCTCTCCTCGTGCCCGAAACActttccagctgcctgcaggcctCTGCACCCCAGTGAGGGGCAGCTACCTCCAGCCAGCACCCTGGTGTCCTCCCAGCTGACCCACCTGCACCTCTGGGTGCTGCTTAGCAAGAAGGTACTGCTTAACAGCAGAGTTGTGCTTCATAAAAGGGAAGCGAGGTTCTTGCTTTCTGAGTGTTAATGGCCTTAGATGTGTGCGTTTGTCACCCATCGCATGTATGGGTGCAGTCGTCACAGCGGGAGGCCGCGTTCCTCTGCTCTGTCGTGTCTGTCCCTGCAGGCTGCTAAAGAGCTGATGCTCACTGTGGTGTCCTGGAGAAGGTCTGGAGGATGAAGGCGACCGCCGCGTGTGCTGGCTGTAACGAGGGGCGTTTTGGAGGACTTTGTGGGGGAGAAGGAGTAGCTGCTCGTCTGGCTGCAGTGGACGTGTGCTGGCAAAACGCAGTGTGGGAGAGAGGCTATCCTGTTGTGATAGCGTtcagttctcctgccagcagccTAGTCGGGGAGACCAGCATGAGAGGAAGAGACAGCTGAAGTCATACGTAATGGAGATGCGAGTAACCTAGCCTGTGGGGGCAATGAGGCGCTGAAGAGGAAGCTGCAAATACTAATGAGTTTCTAAATTAGAGTTAGTGGTAGCTGCCTTAGACTGTTAAGCGTTGGAAGTGGGGAGCACGTCTTGAAACGCCAGCTGGACTGAACACAATAAGCCTTTAATCCCGTGTGGACCTTACAAGGTGTGGCTGTAGTGCAAGGACTAATGCTTCTCTAGCCCTCCTGCGTGGCTTTCTGTCTCCGCGCTTTCCTCAAATGGTATTCTAGCTgataaaaaaagatgtatttaataGACAGTGTCCCTGGAAACAGTCTCAGCTGTTTCTGAGCCCACAGAATGCCATGGAGCCAGCGCTAAAGAGCCTTCTTCTACGAAGGTATTTGGCAAACACAGCAGAGTCCTTAATAGCCTTTACGTTGGTTTTAGTGTGGTTTAACTTGCTACCTGCCTGCCATGCCCTGATttcagggaggaaggagagaatgtCTGTACACAAAGCACCCGGAGTGGAGCTGCTCGTGGCGTTACTAATATCTTGCCAGGAGGCCACAGGGCTGATTCTAATGTGCATGGCAATTTGCATGTTTAATCAAAACTAAATGCAAACTTTTGCACTGGCTTGGACTTGCCTCTTCGTTGCTACCTTTTTTGGTTTTGGCAGCAACACCTTCTTTCAGCTACAAGGGTGACaacaaagctacagaaaagaGCAGCTATGCTGTATATATATGGGCCATACGTGCAGACCATGTCTAGTTTGGAGCTTACCAGGATGTGATCTGAGCAGTAAAGCGTGTGTTGTATGTATGCCCTTGCCTTAGGCTGCCAAGAGAGACATTTGGCATCCTGTACTCTGTTATTGGCTTGCAATGGACTTGTGCTGGTGTGCATCATTACTGACATGAACTTAAACTAGCTTTATTTACAAAGGTTTTCTGTTTGTCAGAAAGCTACTGTTAGGAAAATACTGCCTGAATAGACAATGTAGTCATCTCATGGAAGTTGCACAAAACAACCGGAACTCCTGGATTTTAGTTTGGGCCCAGTCAGTGATTGGCTGTGGCAATGAGCAGATTGCATATCTTCATTTTTGGTCTTGGAGTGAATACCCACACCTGCTAACCGCATTGAGATTCGCTCAGTCCCACTGTGGAGGAGCCAAAACTTTGTGAACGTTCTCATAGCCTCCTTCAGACTGGAAGCAAGCATTATCCCACTTCCttggggggaaactgaggcatgcagCCTCCCTTTCAGTGTTGGGTCTTACCGTGGGTAAGAGCCTAGGTTCTCTGGCTGCGTACTGTGCTGCAGCTAGTAAGAGATATGGCCCTGTAGGCAGTGCTTGTAGTTCTGCAGCGCTAATGCAAAAGAATTGTGGACATGCAGAATGTTTCACTCTGTTGTGTAGTAGCTCCCTTGACTTCAGCTGGAATGTCTAATCAATGGTTTCAAGCAGCCCCTTAAGGACTGCAATAAAATCTCTTGTTCTAGAGAAGGAATCTCTTGGTGATAAGCATGAATACGGCTTTCTGCAGTGGAGTGGACTGAGTGGGAGGGtggatggatgggggggggggcctctgTCCACCAGCTCTCGCTGGCCTACTTTGCTCAAATGGCATGTTTCTGGTGCTCTTTACTTTTGACAGCTAACTACGAGCAGCAAAAGCATCTGCGCTGGACTGGCTGGGCagtggcctggcctgggccagaAGAGCTTCTGCTACTCTAAGAGTGGGAACTTGGTGGCCACATTAGGAGCAATATGACTTTGGTTCCCGAAAAGTAGTTGGACTTCTCCAGTCTGTACATCCTAGTTCTCATCTTGTGATCTTTCCAATGGCTGTAGACTGGGTAATTGCGATAGGTGTCGCTGTATCTTGGCTTTggaagtcttaattttttttttcctttttccccttgtctAGCCAGCGTTCCATGTGCTGCTGCTACTGAAAAGACCTGCCGGCCCAGGCAGCCCCGTGTGCGGCGCACCTCTTCGTTAGACACCATTGTGGGTTCGTACCTCTTGGGACAATGGCCACGGGATGCTGACGGGGCTTCCACTTCATGCATGAATGACAAAGCTACCCAGGTATAAATGCTCAAAGACTATGCATGAAGTTTCTGGGCCAGGAGAGGGTTGCAGAACAAAACAGACTGTGTAAATTGGAGATGAGTAGAGAAAGCGTTAAATTTTTCATCTGTCCAGCTGCAACTTTCTaggaagacttcttttttttctctcccccttttgcTTCTCGGCTTCAGTTCATTCCACTTTGGTGCAGAGTTAGAATTTCCTTGGCCTTGTTTGGAGGCAGATGGCCTCTGGCTTTCTGCTCCAGTACTGGCtcaatgctacttttttttctcctagcttGCAGTTCTGGGCCAAGTCCTTATATAACACTCACGGGCTCTGTGCCACACACTGAGAAGTCAAGGGTGCTCCCACAGAAGGCCTTCCTAGCACGAACAGCACAGCACTCTGCTGTAGGATGGAAAAGGTCCAGACCTCGAGGAACTCTTAGCAACCTGTAAATATTACTCTATGGCAGCAAATACCGCTTGCCTATCTGTAGAGGTGAAAGAATTTAGAAGGATAAGAGCATCCGTTTGGTTAAGCAGTCGTTTATTTAGCGCATTCAATCTCTGTTAACTTGCTGTTTGATCTTTGCTATTCAACAATTTATTACTGGGCTGTTTGCAGGAAATTCTCAATTGGATTCCAACTTCCATTGTCCTTTTCCAATGTGTTCttgcctgcttttgtttcagttctGGTGCCCAAGCGCTCTGCTGAGGGCAGAGGGCatgctggaaaggaaaggaaagaatttgtCTAACTTTATTTCTGTGTCAGGGAAGCACACTCTTCCTTTCTGTCTTAAGGCAATGGTGGGAACATTTAACCCCAGTGTTTTGGAGCTACAGCTTCTTAGCTTTTCTTGCACGTGGCCCTTTATGGGAAGGGGTTGGAGAAGACACCTCCTTCTTCCCAGAATGGAAGATACCGCTGTGTTAATTCTGACTCTGCTGAATATGGAGTGGATCACTCAGCCTCTGCAGTGAATAGGCCAGGTGTGCGGCAGTCTTTCATCAGTTATCTGAAGTGTCTTGCAAATGCTAATGTTACCTTGCAACATGCCTGTGAAACAAGCAATTACGTCTGCTGTtacacaggcacaaactgaagggggggggggggcctgttaAATGACTTGCCTATTGTTGGAAATTGGGAATAAAGTCCTGATTTCTAGACTGCCCGGAGTATTAACAGAATGTTCCTCGTCATAACCTCCAGGACTTTGCCACTCCTTCCATGTTTTCAGGCATAATAAAGTTATCAAACTTGGGACTTTATCTGCTAGCCAGTACATGTTTACTTCCCTTCTTATTCAGCTACTGATCAGCTGTTTTGCAGAGCTCTGTAGATTTGCTATCTTAAGGTGGTTAAGTGAGAGATTCAAGTGCAGGTGCTCTGTGTGGGGGTGAGGATGGCAGCAATATACATGATTGGAGCTTGTGGCTTTAGCTTGCTGCGCAaagcattttttctctcttttttctgagGAAGCGGTTTTGCCACAGTTAGTACAAAAGGTTCTGTAATTTCCTTCTGCCTTGACTGTGAGTCTGCCTGTGAGAGGTAGGATGCGTATGCGTTCTTTCAGGCCTTCCTATTGCAAAGagtgtcttttcttcctttttaggtCCTATTTCTTTGTGAGCCCTGGTATAGTGCTTAGTACTCTGGGTATCAAGGCAATGACCGAAAAGATGGTGCTGAGAGTAGAGATCTGGAACCCATTAAGGCCCAAGGAAACCACTGCTGTGAGCCTGGTGTAGGGAGGAAAGCAGCACCAAGAGCAATTTTACTGGGCTCCATTTCCAGGTGCATGTCAGACTGGCATAAGTGACTTTTCAAACAGGGAGCTGCAGGGTGCTGTTGCTCAGGAAACTTCTGGGGACTCGAGATGAGTTCCCTCCTGCAGTTCAGGAGCACGCCTAGGAGCTGGAGCTGAGCTTTCCGCAGCTTTTCCTATTGCAGTAACGTGGGATGGGGCCGGGGTCTGTCCTGTGACTCTCAGATCTTTTGACGCTTCTCGTTGGCTTTCTTGTGTGTGTTATCTACAGGGATGTGAAGTGGCACAATGCTTTGGGATAAATGCCAAATAATGATGTTTGAGTTGTTTAGGAGAGAATATTTGAGGTGGGAAATGAGATCAGAAGTGTGGCATGCTAAAACTGCGAGGTTGGTCTTGGCCATGGGGTTTCCTATAGCGTTGGTCTGTTCTTCAGCATTACCTGGTGCTGTACCAAGAAACCGTTCTGGACCGCTTTGAGTTCAACAGGGCTTCAGCATAATGCTTCAGGCTGAACCAACTTCTTTCCTCAAACCAAGCAGGCTGAGCACTGCAAATGGAACAAATTCTGTATTGTGATGTTATCTGCTTACCAGCACTGCAAAAAGGAGCTGCAGACAACAGTTAGTGTTAGCAGTGGAGAAGACATTGCACTCTGCCCCCTCTGTGTCAAGAGGGGTTCGGTTCAGAGCCTGAAACTCAGAAGGTTGGATTTCTGCCTCAAAATCTCCTGTATCGAGTTACAAAATGGAAGCCGCGTACCTCTCAGGATGTTTTGCCTTGTTTCTTTGGATTAAGCGGGTTTTAAAACCCCTTTTGAGAGGAGAGGCTTCTGTCATCCTCATGACTCAACAGGGTTGTTTAAAACAGCTGCTGTTCTTGCAGTAGCCTCTGGGGAGATCAGCTAAGCTGCTTGGAGAGGAACTGTTCTCAGGCCCTTGCACCTTCTGGCAGCGTGTCACGAAGGAGGGAAGTATCTTCCAAAGCCTCCCACAGAAATGGCAGGCAGCAGAGTGACACAGGGTGAACGCTGAGCGGCATGGAAGCGTGATGTTGGGGGGAACAACGGCCGGCTGATCTTAGAAACCATGTGCCTTAGGGCTGTTCCGATGCTGGAGTCTCCCACTGAGTGCCAAGCTCATTGGAAGGAAGTTCACACCCTTTGCTGATCAGATTAACAGCACTTTTCTGATGGCCATTGATATTTGAAATGTAGCTGTTGCTTGGGAAACAGCTGTGTAATGTGGTGCTGAGGCTGTTTTTCTAAATGAAGAGAGTAAGCTGAGAACTGCCAGCCCTGCAGACTGACGTGAGCTGGAGAGGCAGCTGGGGTCCTCCAGCGCTCGGGCCTCCAGTCCGCAAGCCAAACGCTGGGTTTGGTTACGCCTTTGAACTCCGATATGGGAGCCTGAGGTCTCAGCAGCGAGCTGTGTGTTCTCACAGTTGGGTGAGGCTTTTCCTCTCGGTAATGCTTCTCTTCTCGCTGCGATGAGTGCCTGAAACCCTACGTCGCTTTCCATCAGACGGGAGCCggtgcaggcagcgcagggggGTGGTTGCGGTTGTTTCTCCAGAGTAATGCATTGGTGTACTTTATCTTGCCAGGTACTTGTGATTAAGCCGCTGACTTCTGAGTAGGTCTCTTGCCATGTATGTCTGTGAGGTCCATATGAGGTGCAGTTTCCAAGAGGCACAAATCTGGTCAAAATGACTTGGATTTGGCAAATATTAAAGTTAGATTCTCTTAGAGTATTTTACTGAGCATTGATTAATGGGGGAAGGCTGGACTAGGACAATGAATGGGCAGTCGTTGGTCACTTGTATTCTTTGGACTCTACCACCGGTCTCAAAAACAGTAAATGTTGTGATTGTTCTCAGCCATGTTTCTCGTCACTTCAGACTCCAGTGTCCTGGTATGAAACAGAAGTGGGGAAAGCCAGCTCCAGTACTCACAAGCGTTCTGCTTCTTGGGGTAGCACAGATCACCGCAGAGAGGTAAAAGAGACCACTCCCAATGCTTAAGCAAGATTGTCTTTGCAGCTAATCTGTAGGAGGTCCCTGCTCGCATGGGAGGGGAGCGGGAGGACAGGGATGAGAGGTTACTTTAGGAGATGCGACGTTAGCCCTTATTTTGATCCCTACCGCTCTGACTGAACTGGAAGCTGATCTTGTTGGCTTCCTTTAGCAGCAGCCATTGTAAAGAAGCTCCACTGAGGCTCTGTGCGTTGCTTGTATGTGTTGCAGCGTATGCGGGTTCTGGCAGGGCTTGGTTCATAACTTTCTGTAGGTGGAAGATAACCCAGAGGAGACCTGGAAGATCTACCAGAGGAGAGGCTTGGGCCACATTTTAATGGGGGAGTTTGTGACTAGGCCTTGAGAGTACTTCTGGTCTGTCCTTTGAGAGGTTGCCAGAGCTGCTTATTGTGTGGATAAACTGTGTCTATTTTGGCACTTCCTTGTGGGCTggaagaaagggggaggagagagaagagatgatCCTTTTTTGGTGGAGGAGCATTGGCTTGTCTGGTTCTGTAGCTGAAACTTTGTTTGCTAGATTGCCAAACTGAAGCAGCAGCTCCAGCGAACAAAGCTAAATGGCAGAAGtggcaaagaaaaggagaagagctcCCCACTCCAGGGGGACCATGCTGTCCTTGGATCGCTCAGGGTATGTTCAAGTCTCCCTTTGCTCTGCTGTCACTGTGTGCCCTAATGAGGTGGAGAGCAAACTCCTGTTTCTGCTGGCAGGTGCCCAAGCTGTTCTCTGACTTCTGCTCTCATATCTGAGAgaggagaatttttttctcttcttcccccacGTATATACCCCTTCTTATCTCCAATATGTCCCTGTGAGTGCTTTGATTTGCAGCTAGTTTATCATGTCCTTTCTGTCAGTCTTCTCTAGTCAGCCTGCTGGAAGGCTTTGGCTGAGCTCTGGAGAGCTGTGGGAAGTGAGGAAGCaactgctctgagcagcagctgagtcTGTGCAGGTGTAACTAACTCCTCTTTGTCTGACTCTGGATTGTTACAGGACTCTTCTTCAGGATTCTTTTCTCCGTCTCCCGTTTTGAGGCTCAGCCCCTGCTTACACAGGAGCCTTGAGGGGCTAAACCAAGAACTAGAGGAAGTGTTTGTGAAAGAACAGGGAGATGAAGAGCTTTTGAGGGTGAGTGAAGGCCACTAGAAGACTTCCCTAATCTCCTGGGTGGTCTCGGAAATCCTTTCTTCTAAGAACATTGCCCATATCTGTTCCTTGGCCGCAGGGGACAGTCTTCATGTCTAGTTTCATTTTGTGCTAGGCATATAACTTTTGGAATTGGGCCAAAAGGCTGCTGGCTCCCCTCCTGAAAACTTGCTCATGCTACGGGAAATCAGCCAGTGGTAATACCAGGACAGATGACACCTCATTGACAGCTTTAAGGCACTATGTTAGAATGGCATCCAAAGGCTACTTTGTACTGTGCAGCTGTGGGAGAGATCCCAGGCAGCTTGTGAACTGAAGTTTATTGCGGTATACAGAGGGCACCTGGCTGCCTTTGCTGTCGCATCGTGAGCCCTCCATGTGTGAGCATCCAGCTGGCAAGGAAAAAGAGTCTCTGTAGGAGCCTGGAGAAATAAGTCCAGTCAAGCACCCTTCATATTTTCTGGGTCAGAGGGGTAGGATTCCTTTGGCCAGTGAAGGTGCAGGTGCTGTTAAGCTTTTCCACTGGTGTGAAAGGACTTTCTTGATCCGCTAAAGGCTTTGCTTCCTCCTTAGATCCTGGATGTCCCAGACGGCCACAGGGCGCCAGCACCGGCTCAGAGAGGCTCCGGAGATGCGTCCCTGGCCCCGGAGCCCAGCAGTAGCAGCTGCagcagtctctctctttctccttccccttctgtgcccCTCCGCCTTTCTCCACACACCCCAGTGAGGCTGGCGGCAGAAGAGCTCTCCTCTGCTGCGGATGAGCTGCAGCCAGAACCAAAGGAGAAAGGTAAATGCTGTGAAAAGCAAAGAGGCTGGGAGCTCAGGGGAGACAAATGGTGCCAGTAGCGTGGCAACCTCAGTGCAAGGTCTCCTGTCTCATCCCTGTTTGCACGTTGGGTTGGAAGCGGCAGTTAAAATAGGGGAGGAAAGGGCCTCAGCCAATTTAGCTAAACCATAGTGGACTCTTCAGGTTCGAGTAACTAGCCTCTACTAGTTACTAGATGGGGGATACGAGCTGGGAACTAAACAGATCTGATGTGGCTTTGGGATATTGTTGTAGCCTGCAGCACTGGGGTCTAGAAAAGCGTGTCTGGTGTTGATTTAAAGAGCTCtggtttcttttaaaatcttctcaaaaaacaaaaaaaccccatctttTCCTCCTAGAGGATGGCAGCCCTTCTCCCGTCCTGGCCTTTGCTTCTTCTCCTCGGCCCAACCACAGTTACATGTTTAAACGGGAACCTCCTGAGGGATGTGAGAAAGTCCGGGCCTTTGAAGAAGCTTTGTGAGTATGAGGCGTCATTGGCAGAAGAGAGCTCGTGTGAGATCGGTGCTACAGCAGGATGCTGGGGTGGGTGGGGGCAGCTGaggctccagctgctgttgccaCCCTCTATTCTAGAAAGTGGGGAGCTGCCTCTAAAGAAAACGCTCTCCCAGCAGAAATGTGGCTGCTCCTGGTGCAAGAGCTGAAAATCCAAAGCACTGCCCCCTCAGATGTGCTCAGAAGGGTCTTTTTTTGGTTCCTTGCCCTTCCCAGGGAGCAGTTTTTTCTCAGGCATCACAGCAccttgaggaaagaaaaaagagctggtTCTCCTATGAATAAGTGTGCTTTTGAAACAAAGCAGGCTCTTCACACTGCGCTGCGGAGCCTGTTCTGTGCCTGAAGAAAGGGCCGGCTCACAGTAAAGGCGATGCAGCTTTTAGTCAGGCTCTTCGAAGAGCCCGACGAACTCTAGGTGTTTGGCCTGCAGCTGCAGGCCTGACAGCTCTGTGCCCTTGGGAGTGTCTGTTCCTAATCCCCTCcgctcttctctctccttcagatCCCCCAGCCCCGATCAGCCTtttcagccttcctgcccagACAAGAACAAAGTGCACTTCAACCCCACCGGTTCTGCCTTCTGCCCGGTCAGCTTGGTGAAGCCTCTCTTCCCGAATGTGGGCTTCCTCTTCAGGGGATTTTCTGCTTCTTCCAGCCCTGGCACGGACTCATTTACATCCTGTCAGTCCTCGGCCCCCACCCCGTTCCTTGGGATGCGGAAGGACCCCGCAGTAGATGGCTTTAGCGAGGTGTCTAAATCGCCGTCGCTGAACTACGAACACTGGAAGCGTGGCCAAACGGAGGAGAGCGTCGTCTTCCACAGCTCTCTTGTGATATGAAGCCTTGGGGAAGGCTGGCCAGCCTCAGCATCTTGGGCTCCTCAGTGCATCTTAACCAGCCTGCGGAGAAGAGTGCCTTGGAGTTGGGACATGACAGCTAAGAGGCAGCCCTGGGGTCGAGAACCGCAGCAGCCTTCCTCCGAGGGTGACGAAAACTGAAGTGCCGTGTGCCACAGGACTCCTCACTGCTGGAGAGGCTTGTTTCTCTGAGCCTCCCCTGTTCAAAGCACTTTCCTGTGTTGAAATGTCTTTGTTTCCTGTGCGATTGTTTTGCTGGTAAAGagcagcagggcactgctgccATGAGCAGAGGCAAACTCGGGCTCCCTGGCTCTGAAGGAGGTTGAGCTAAGAGAATTCAGGTGGAGTTTCCCAGCACTTCCCCCGCCATGGCTGTCTGGGTCTTGCTGAACCCTTGGGagtgggaagggaggagaagggacaTGTAGGAAGGCTGCTCCTGAAGAAGGCAGAGCCTGGCCAAGGTGCCTCCAGAAAACACGTGTTGGAGCAGAACTTGATGTGCATCTGCGCTATTAAGATcttgctgcagagcactgagaTAGATGGTGGGAGGGAGGCCATGGATCGCTGACGGTGCCTCCTGGGGGCACCTTATGCCTCGAAGCAAGCCTGGAGCTCTGAGGAGCCTTGAGAAAGCCCTGCCACATGTGGGAAAATGGAGATGACTAAACACTGGCCTGTGCATCCCCAGGGGCTGGAAAGCTGCTCGTGTGCCTGGGGCAAAGCAGGCatttgctgctctgcagtggctttcctgcaggtgggcaagggtCTTCTCAGTGCCTCGGCCTCCCTGAGGGGAAGAGGGGTGGAAATTAAACTGGCAGTAACAGAGGTCTCGCTCGAGGGAGGCTGCTGCTATAGAGAAACTATGTGCTGCTTCCCAGCCAC
The sequence above is a segment of the Struthio camelus isolate bStrCam1 chromosome 25, bStrCam1.hap1, whole genome shotgun sequence genome. Coding sequences within it:
- the FAM117A gene encoding protein FAM117A isoform X7, with translation MAGAAGGSCCRGGGGGAGGLQPLRATVPFQLQQRRGDGGRAASVPCAAATEKTCRPRQPRVRRTSSLDTIVGSYLLGQWPRDADGASTSCMNDKATQDSSSGFFSPSPVLRLSPCLHRSLEGLNQELEEVFVKEQGDEELLRILDVPDGHRAPAPAQRGSGDASLAPEPSSSSCSSLSLSPSPSVPLRLSPHTPVRLAAEELSSAADELQPEPKEKEDGSPSPVLAFASSPRPNHSYMFKREPPEGCEKVRAFEEALSPSPDQPFQPSCPDKNKVHFNPTGSAFCPVSLVKPLFPNVGFLFRGFSASSSPGTDSFTSCQSSAPTPFLGMRKDPAVDGFSEVSKSPSLNYEHWKRGQTEESVVFHSSLVI
- the FAM117A gene encoding protein FAM117A isoform X1; this encodes MAGAAGGSCCRGGGGGAGGLQPLRATVPFQLQQRRGDGGRAASVPCAAATEKTCRPRQPRVRRTSSLDTIVGSYLLGQWPRDADGASTSCMNDKATQPCFSSLQTPVSWYETEVGKASSSTHKRSASWGSTDHRREIAKLKQQLQRTKLNGRSGKEKEKSSPLQGDHAVLGSLRDSSSGFFSPSPVLRLSPCLHRSLEGLNQELEEVFVKEQGDEELLRILDVPDGHRAPAPAQRGSGDASLAPEPSSSSCSSLSLSPSPSVPLRLSPHTPVRLAAEELSSAADELQPEPKEKEDGSPSPVLAFASSPRPNHSYMFKREPPEGCEKVRAFEEALSPSPDQPFQPSCPDKNKVHFNPTGSAFCPVSLVKPLFPNVGFLFRGFSASSSPGTDSFTSCQSSAPTPFLGMRKDPAVDGFSEVSKSPSLNYEHWKRGQTEESVVFHSSLVI
- the FAM117A gene encoding protein FAM117A isoform X2 produces the protein MAGAAGGSCCRGGGGGAGGLQPLRATVPFQLQQRRGDGGRAASVPCAAATEKTCRPRQPRVRRTSSLDTIVGSYLLGQWPRDADGASTSCMNDKATQTPVSWYETEVGKASSSTHKRSASWGSTDHRREIAKLKQQLQRTKLNGRSGKEKEKSSPLQGDHAVLGSLRDSSSGFFSPSPVLRLSPCLHRSLEGLNQELEEVFVKEQGDEELLRILDVPDGHRAPAPAQRGSGDASLAPEPSSSSCSSLSLSPSPSVPLRLSPHTPVRLAAEELSSAADELQPEPKEKEDGSPSPVLAFASSPRPNHSYMFKREPPEGCEKVRAFEEALSPSPDQPFQPSCPDKNKVHFNPTGSAFCPVSLVKPLFPNVGFLFRGFSASSSPGTDSFTSCQSSAPTPFLGMRKDPAVDGFSEVSKSPSLNYEHWKRGQTEESVVFHSSLVI
- the FAM117A gene encoding protein FAM117A isoform X4; the protein is MYMGGPRTAVFPTFTSSEASVPCAAATEKTCRPRQPRVRRTSSLDTIVGSYLLGQWPRDADGASTSCMNDKATQTPVSWYETEVGKASSSTHKRSASWGSTDHRREIAKLKQQLQRTKLNGRSGKEKEKSSPLQGDHAVLGSLRDSSSGFFSPSPVLRLSPCLHRSLEGLNQELEEVFVKEQGDEELLRILDVPDGHRAPAPAQRGSGDASLAPEPSSSSCSSLSLSPSPSVPLRLSPHTPVRLAAEELSSAADELQPEPKEKEDGSPSPVLAFASSPRPNHSYMFKREPPEGCEKVRAFEEALSPSPDQPFQPSCPDKNKVHFNPTGSAFCPVSLVKPLFPNVGFLFRGFSASSSPGTDSFTSCQSSAPTPFLGMRKDPAVDGFSEVSKSPSLNYEHWKRGQTEESVVFHSSLVI